One window from the genome of Myxocyprinus asiaticus isolate MX2 ecotype Aquarium Trade chromosome 30, UBuf_Myxa_2, whole genome shotgun sequence encodes:
- the smim13 gene encoding small integral membrane protein 13 isoform X2 — protein MWQSVGLTVLVIVATLICVLLFMLFGWYVVWQLFLSKFKFLRELVGDTGSPQAETEPSESESERSSPLTPRHRPKTARQRIVPPDSTT, from the exons ATGTGGCAGAGTGTTGGATTAACCGTGTTGGTGATCGTGGCCACGCTGATATGTGTCCTCCTCTTCATGCTCTTCG GGTGGTATGTGGTGTGGCAGCTCTTCCTATCGAAGTTTAAGTTCCTGCGGGAGTTGGTGGGTGACACCGGTTCCCCGCAGGCTGAAACCGAGCCTTCCGAGTCCGAGAGCGAACGCAGCTCGCCTCTGACGCCCCGCCACCGACCCAAGACCGCTCGCCAAAGGATCGTCCCTCCAGACAGCACTACATAG
- the smim13 gene encoding small integral membrane protein 13 isoform X1: MTRVTGLRPCGIRREDCEDVINCECLQGGRMWQSVGLTVLVIVATLICVLLFMLFGWYVVWQLFLSKFKFLRELVGDTGSPQAETEPSESESERSSPLTPRHRPKTARQRIVPPDSTT, translated from the exons ATGACACGCGTGACCGGCCTCCGTCCCTGCGGGATTCGGCGTGAAGACTGTGAGGACGTGATCAACTGTGAGTGTCTCC AAGGGGGAAGGATGTGGCAGAGTGTTGGATTAACCGTGTTGGTGATCGTGGCCACGCTGATATGTGTCCTCCTCTTCATGCTCTTCG GGTGGTATGTGGTGTGGCAGCTCTTCCTATCGAAGTTTAAGTTCCTGCGGGAGTTGGTGGGTGACACCGGTTCCCCGCAGGCTGAAACCGAGCCTTCCGAGTCCGAGAGCGAACGCAGCTCGCCTCTGACGCCCCGCCACCGACCCAAGACCGCTCGCCAAAGGATCGTCCCTCCAGACAGCACTACATAG